In Pseudomonas abieticivorans, the genomic window GAACGGCCGCGAGATGCCCAGGCCGTAGCGACGCTGGAAGGGGTGGCTGCAAATCAGCCAGGAGGCCACTTCGTCGCCCGGTGCCTGGTCGACCATGGCCTTGGCGTAGTCGTAGTAACCGCCGGCCTCGTTGACGAAACGCTGGCCGTTGGCGAGCACGCCGATGATGCCTGGCTTGCCGCGTTCGATGATGTGCGGGAAGTGGCCGAAGCTGCCGTCTTTGTATGGCACTTTCGACACTGGGCACCAGGCGGCGGGGCTGACCAGGTCATCGGCCAGCTTGCCGCCGACGCTTTCGCCCAGGCGCAGGCCATCACCGTTGGCGCCCAGCGGCGGTAGGGCCAAATGCTCCTGGCCGGTGGGCGTGCGCGGGAACAGCGCCTTGCGCCGCTCGATGTCATTGGGAAAACCACCCGCAGCCAGCACCACGCCCTTGCGCGCATTGATCGTTACGCGCCCCTTGGCGGTTTCGACTACCGCACCAGTGACACGACCGTCGGCGTGGATCAGGCTTTTGGCCGGCGCCGACTCCCATAGCAACACACCCAGGTCTTCGGCCGACTTGGCCAGCCGCGCCACCAGCGCCACGCCGTTGACCAAGTGCATGGCGCGGCCATTGAGCGCCAGATCCAGCAGGTGCTTGCTGAAGCGCTTGGTCACGTGCAGGAACGACTGCCACTTGCGGGTCATGGTCAGGAAGGCGGTCAGGTCGGCACCGGCCATGATCGGCATGCCCAGGAACGAGGTCTCGCGCATGGTCTTGCGCAGGCGCTTGAGGAGTTTGCCGACCTTGTAACCGCTGTAGGGCGCGGCAATCACCGAGCGCCCGCCGGTGCCGGCGCCAGGCGTGTCGCCGTGAATATCGGCGATGCCGTTGCCGTCGGCGAACTGCAGCGCGGTGTGCTTCTCGAAGAACGCCACCATGTTCGGCGCGGCCTCCAGGAAGGCGTCGACGATGGCCGGGTTAAAGCGATCACCCAGTTCGTGCTCCAGGTAAGTGCGCGGCAGCGAGCGGTCTTCATCGATGCCGCCGCGCTTGGCCAGCGGGTTGCACGGCACCCACATCCAGCCGCCAGACCAGGCCGTGGCGCCGCCGAACACGGGGTCTTTCTCTACCAGGATAACCTTCTGGCCGTGCCAGGCGGCGGTCACGGCAGCGGCCAGGCCCGCGGCGCCTGAGCCAATCACCAGCACGTCGCAGTCCACGGTGGTGTAGGGAGGGGTGTCGGCAGGCATGCAAAATCTCCTCGGGCGGCAGCTCGGTTTGTAAAGTGAAAGTTGTATTATTTTGGAACCGAGTTCCATATTCTAGATGCTGCGGCAAGGCCCGCCAAGTGGGCTGCCGATGGAAAGCGGGCGAAGATCGGACAGTGTTTGCGCTTTTGCCCGGCGTCTTTAGAATCGCCAGAAAATTCAGGACCGTGACCCATG contains:
- a CDS encoding FAD-dependent oxidoreductase; this translates as MPADTPPYTTVDCDVLVIGSGAAGLAAAVTAAWHGQKVILVEKDPVFGGATAWSGGWMWVPCNPLAKRGGIDEDRSLPRTYLEHELGDRFNPAIVDAFLEAAPNMVAFFEKHTALQFADGNGIADIHGDTPGAGTGGRSVIAAPYSGYKVGKLLKRLRKTMRETSFLGMPIMAGADLTAFLTMTRKWQSFLHVTKRFSKHLLDLALNGRAMHLVNGVALVARLAKSAEDLGVLLWESAPAKSLIHADGRVTGAVVETAKGRVTINARKGVVLAAGGFPNDIERRKALFPRTPTGQEHLALPPLGANGDGLRLGESVGGKLADDLVSPAAWCPVSKVPYKDGSFGHFPHIIERGKPGIIGVLANGQRFVNEAGGYYDYAKAMVDQAPGDEVASWLICSHPFQRRYGLGISRPFPLPVGPYIRSGYLKTGNTIEELAIACGIDPAGLGHTVSEFNRHARNGQDPQFGRGATAYNRKQGDALHQPNPCVAPIEQGPFYAVKVQAGSFGTFAGLSTNEHAQVLDAQGQAITGLYAAGTDMASMMGGYYPAGGINLGPATTFGYIAARHMAAASQYE